A stretch of Ipomoea triloba cultivar NCNSP0323 chromosome 13, ASM357664v1 DNA encodes these proteins:
- the LOC116002133 gene encoding ureidoglycolate hydrolase, with amino-acid sequence MEIPQRFSLLFIFFFSISALGGLSAYNNEQDSTIKTMEEFSGYPIHEPHFLNSVSSLSVDSHSLQKQIDELSTFSDSPAPSVTRVLYSEKDVVARRYVKDLMSLSGLSVREDAVGNIFGRWNGYEPELAPVATGSHIDAIPYSGKYDGVVGVLGAIEAINVLNRSGFKPKRSLEVIMFTSEEPTRFGISCLGSRLMAGSVELAELLKKTVDGQNISFADAAKSAGYGNALDFSSVFLKKGSYSAFIELHIEQGPLLEEEALPIGVVTAIAAPASIKVDFEGNGGHAGAALMPKRNDAGLAAAELYLAVEKHVLESGSIDTVGTVGILELHPGAINSIPSKSHLEIDTRDIDEKRRNDVVEKIRQSALSISEKRRVKLSEFKIVNQDPPALSDESITRATESACQELNLSYKKMISRAYHDSLFMARISPMGMIFIPCYKGYSHKPEEFSGVEDIANGVKVLALTLAKLSLS; translated from the exons ATGGAGATTCCTCAGAGATTCTCTCtgctcttcatcttcttcttctccatctctGCACTCGGTGGACTCTCAGCTTATAACAATGAACAAGATTCCACCATCAAGACCATGGAGGAGTTTTCTGGGTACCCAATTCACGAGCCCCACTTTCTAAACTCAGTTTCTTCTTTATCGGTGGACTCTCACTCTCTGCAAAAACAG ATTGATGAGCTATCAACTTTCTCAGATTCACCTGCACCTTCAGTAACTAGGGTGCTGTACAGTGAGAAGGATGTAGTGGCAAGGAG GTATGTAAAGGATTTGATGAGTCTTTCTGGTCTCTCTGTACGTGAGGATGCAGTAGGCAACATTTTTGGTCGGTG GAATGGCTATGAACCTGAGCTAGCTCCAGTTGCAACGGGCTCACACATTGATGCCATACCATACTCGGGGAAATATGATGGCGTGGTTGGTGTTTTGGGTGCAATCGAGGCAATTAATGTATTGAATAG ATCTGGCTTCAAGCCCAAGAGGTCACTGGAAGTAATCATGTTCACCTCAGAAGAGCCTACAAGGTTTGGGATCAGCTGCTTGGGAAG CCGCTTAATGGCAGGGAGTGTGGAACTTGCCGAACTTCTCAAGAAGACAGTGGACGGTCAAAATATTTCCTTTGCTGATGCTGCAAAGTCTGCTGGTTACGGAAATGCTCTAGACTTTTCCAGTGTGTTCTTAAAGAAAGGAAGTTATTCTGCATTTATAGAACTGCACATAGAGCAAGGTCCACTTCTAGAAGAAGAAg CTCTACCTATCGGGGTTGTGACTGCGATTGCTGCTCCCGCGAGTATCAAAGTTGACTTCGAAGGCAATGGAGGCCATGCTGGAGCTGCCCTGATGCCAAAGAG AAACGATGCTGGACTGGCTGCCGCAGAGTTGTACCTAGCAGTAGAGAAACACGTATTGGAATCGGGATCAATTGATACAGTTGGCACTGTTG gtATTCTGGAGCTGCATCCAGGAGCAATAAACAGCATCCCAAGCAAATCACACCTGGAAATAG ATACACGTGATATAGATGAAAAGCGAAGAAACGATGTCGTTGAGAAAATACGTCAGTCTGCCTTAAGCATATCCGAGAAACGTAGAGTGAAGCTGTCAGAGTTTAAAATAGTGAACCAAGATCCTCCTGCCCTTTCCGACGAATCAATCACTCGAGCAACAGAATCAGCGTGCCAGGAGCTAAATTTGAGTTACAAGAAAATGATTAGCCGAGCCTATCATGATTCCTTGTTCATGGCCAG AATATCTCCAATGGGCATGATATTCATTCCGTGCTACaaag GATACAGCCATAAACCCGAAGAGTTTTCGGGTGTTGAGGATATTGCAAATGGTGTGAAAGTATTAGCATTGACTCTTGCAAAGTTGTCCTTGTCTTGA
- the LOC116001775 gene encoding DNA repair protein XRCC4-like: protein MESENPRQTCLKLEIPSSDESEPRRVERVFVKGTWFPSRFDLSITNGLHGWICNASEEEVEERASQWDQPVSEYIDMAEKYLGFQQPGSVYGFSDAGAGHRRLSWTFEKEGTKLEWRWKCKPPPDSKNTTADILDFLMDANIQLSEEVLNKTQAFERLQIEAGKCLAQSEKLVKEKEEFESAIYAKFLGVLNSKKAKLRELRDRLPNKAPCKQAQEEEEEGSTDRTETFDEESNEEKSGEEMDMDATGTSKDTQTKKGHGRNRK from the exons ATGGAATCGGAAAATCCGCGGCAGACCTGCTTGAAGCTGGAAATTCCGAGCAGCGACGAGTCGGAGCCCCGACGCGTGGAGCGGGTCTTCGTCAAAGGCACGTGGTTCCCTTCTCGCTTCGACCTCTCCATCACCAACGGCCTCCACGGTTGGATTTGCAATG CTTCGGAGGAGGAGGTTGAAGAGAGAGCGTCTCAGTGGGACCAGCCGGTTTCGGAATACATCGACATGGCCGAGAAGTACTTAGGGTTTCAACAGCCGGGTTCAGTTTACGGGTTCTCTGATGCCGGTGCTGGGCACAGAAGA TTGTCATGGACATTTGAGAAGGAAGGTACGAAGTTGGAGTGGCGGTGGAAATGCAAACCACCGCCTGATAGCAAGAACACTACTGCTGACATCTTGGATTTTCTTATGGATGCAAACATACAACTGAGT GAGGAAGTTCTCAACAAAACCCAGGCATTTGAGCGGCTACAAATTGAGGCTGGAAAATGTTTAGCCCAAAGTGAGAAACTTGTTAAAGAGAAGGAAGAATTTGAATCCGCAATATATGCAAAG TTCCTTGGAGTACTGAATTCAAAGAAAGCCAAACTGAGAGAGCTTCGTGATAGGCTTCCAAATAAAGCACCTTGTAAGCAAGCgcaagaagaggaggaagaaggcTCTACTGACAGAACCGAGACCTTTGACGAGGAAAGTAATGAAGAAAAAAGCGGAGAAGAGATGGATATGGATGCCACTGGCACCTCCAAGGATACTCAAACCAAAAAAGGTCATGGTAGAAACAGAAA GTAA